In Solanum pennellii chromosome 3, SPENNV200, a single window of DNA contains:
- the LOC107015303 gene encoding G-type lectin S-receptor-like serine/threonine-protein kinase SD3-1 — MDRGDRIIACCSNLLLSVSIGFLLFSVVSSQIPLGSKLTVEEYNYWFSSNKDYAIGFLNFSDQYIFGVRFNAIYIPSSEQTAIWTAGWNVKVSSKAYFELSLTGEMILFDPAKGKIVWQSKTGNTSVESAVLLDDGNFVLLNRNKSAVWQSFESPSDTILSGQSLSVGQSLRASSRSSLTSYYSLHMNVSGEMQLRWETSIIYWTVGGPQSAVRAMLGSAGILQLLDQQYKAVWSVYGEDHNDSDVKFRFLRLDSDGNLRIYSWENNATSWRTVWQAIINQCDVFATCATNGICTLNASDSYVCWCPFRSTRDSNSECLIPYKPSCKSGSSMILHEHMYLYGIYPPNNTVVQTNLQQCRSMCQKDPSCHAASFINNGTPQCHMMKSRYVGGQSNPSLGSVTFIKTCSDPIAVLPPPVPALRKVSQKICVACLLEVAAASIVVFFMLQFSIGVYLFRRRKHMMQKSALPHIVPNATGCIVFSYSEIKDLTDNFKQQIGQNVFKGMLPDNRLVAVKDLNASIDERRFRAAVLKIGSIYHKNLLRLDGYCYQSGRRLLVYELAKYGSVDKCLEEPRMCKRLTWRKRMDICLSVARAISYLHTGCREFISHGNLKCENVVLDDELEAKVSEFGLRTIQAEASSSGGLAETDVRDFGKMMVVLITGCQNADEACYLSYDKWVKAEKEMAMDQRIAVGADSEELERALRIAFWCLQDDERMRPSMGEVIKVLEGTLTVDPPPPPFAHNQQWPPDDESPSESYSAL, encoded by the coding sequence ATGGATAGAGGAGACAGAATAATAGCCTGTTGTTCTAATTTGCTGCTTTCTGTCTCTATCGGGTTCTTGCTATTTTCAGTTGTCAGTTCACAAATTCCTTTGGGTTCCAAACTAACAGTAGAAGAGTACAATTATTGGTTCTCATCCAATAAGGATTACGCAATTGGATTCTTGAACTTCTCCGATCAGTATATCTTTGGTGTCCGTTTCAATGCAATTTATATACCTAGCAGTGAGCAAACAGCCATTTGGACTGCAGGGTGGAATGTTAAAGTTAGTAGCAAAGCATATTTTGAGCTTTCCCTAACTGGGGAAATGATATTGTTTGATCCAGCAAAGGGAAAAATTGTTTGGCAAAGCAAAACTGGCAACACATCTGTTGAATCAGCTGTTCTTCTTGATGATGGCAACTTTGTCCTGTTAAATAGGAATAAGAGTGCTGTTTGGCAGAGTTTTGAAAGTCCATCTGACACAATACTGTCTGGCCAGAGTTTATCTGTAGGCCAGTCTCTTCGAGCTTCTAGCAGGAGTTCTTTAACAAGTTATTACAGTCTTCATATGAATGTTTCTGGTGAGATGCAGCTTAGGTGGGAGACTAGTATCATTTACTGGACTGTTGGGGGTCCTCAATCTGCTGTCCGAGCGATGCTTGGTTCTGCCGGAATCCTCCAACTACTTGATCAGCAATATAAAGCTGTTTGGTCTGTCTATGGTGAGGACCACAATGATTCTGATGTGAAGTTTCGGTTCCTTAGACTGGATTCTGATGGTAATCTTCGGATATACTCATGGGAAAATAATGCAACGTCTTGGAGAACAGTTTGGCAAGCTATAATTAATCAGTGTGATGTCTTCGCAACCTGTGCTACCAATGGTATTTGCACCTTGAATGCATCTGACTCTTATGTTTGTTGGTGTCCATTTAGATCTACAAGAGACTCAAACTCTGAATGTCTAATTCCATACAAACCAAGTTGTAAATCTGGTTCATCCATGATCCTTCATGAGCATATGTACTTGTACGGGATATACCCACCAAACAACACAGTTGTGCAAACTAATTTGCAGCAGTGTAGAAGTATGTGTCAGAAAGATCCATCCTGCCATGCCGCATCCTTTATCAACAATGGCACTCCACAATGCCACATGATGAAATCCCGGTATGTTGGTGGTCAATCAAATCCTTCTTTGGGTTCCGTTACTTTTATCAAAACTTGTTCAGACCCAATTGCTGTTTTACCTCCACCTGTACCTGCTCTGAGAAAGGTATCACAGAAAATCTGTGTTGCTTGTCTGTTAGAAGTTGCTGCTGCGTCAATCGTTGTGTTTTTCATGCTTCAATTCAGCATTGGAGTTTACCTTTTCAGGAGAAGGAAACATATGATGCAGAAATCTGCTTTACCCCATATAGTGCCTAATGCTACTGGCTGCATCGTGTTTTCTTACTCTGAAATCAAAGACCTGACTGATAATTTTAAGCAACAAATTGGGCAGAATGTGTTTAAAGGTATGCTTCCAGATAATAGGCTTGTTGCAGTTAAAGATCTCAATGCCTCTATTGATGAAAGAAGGTTCCGGGCTGCAGTTCTAAAAATAGGAAGCATATACCACAAAAATCTTTTGAGGCTGGATGGTTATTGCTATCAGTCCGGCCGTAGGTTATTGGTTTATGAGCTTGCCAAATATGGTTCTGTTGACAAATGTTTAGAAGAACCTAGAATGTGCAAGAGATTGACGTGGAGAAAAAGAATGGATATATGTTTGTCAGTGGCAAGGGCCATATCTTACTTGCATACAGGATGTAGGGAGTTTATTAGTCATGGaaatcttaaatgtgaaaatgttGTCTTAGATGATGAATTAGAGGCCAAAGTTAGTGAATTTGGGCTGAGGACTATTCAAGCTGAGGCGTCCAGTAGCGGGGGACTAGCAGAAACAGATGTAAGAGATTTTGGCAAAATGATGGTGGTATTAATCACTGGATGCCAAAATGCGGATGAAGCTTGTTATTTGTCCTATGATAAATGGGTGAAAGCTGAAAAGGAAATGGCCATGGATCAGCGAATTGCGGTTGGCGCCGATTCGGAAGAGTTAGAACGAGCATTAAGAATTGCATTTTGGTGCTTACAAGATGATGAACGTATGAGGCCATCAATGGGAGAGGTAATCAAGGTACTGGAGGGAACTCTGACTGTCGATCCTCCACCACCTCCTTTTGCTCATAATCAACAGTGGCCACCTGATGACGAATCACCATCTGAATCATATTCAGCACTGTAG